TGAGTTAAAAATATTTACATATACAGACAAAGAGGTAGAAGAAGAAATACACAAAGTTCAAAAAGAAATTAGAGGAAAAGTCCTAAATGAAAATCTAATAAATAAGGTGATATTTACTGAAAACAATTTAAAAGATATATACTTTACTATCATACTAGCATTGTTGCCCGGTCTAATGTTTTCTTTCTTAAATAACACAAAATTCATGACAGACACTTTGATATTAATATTTATTAGCGTAGCAATCTATATTCCAATAATGCTAAGAATTAATTACAAATGTTTATCCTTTTTTGTTTATAGCGCCTTAATGATGAGCATTATATTGCCCTTAAATTTAGGAATTACACTAAAAATAACCTCATTATTATTTGCTTTTTTAGTATTCTTTTACTTTCTCAGGCTATCAGCATTTTTAGCAAATCCTATATTAATTTCTTTTATGTTTTTTGTATTAAATTTTCCAGTAAGCTTTAAGCAAACTTATCAAGAAGGACTTAAAAACTCAACATCAACAATTCCAACCTGGAACGAAATAATTGATACAAATCCAAACATAAAAAATTTAAAAAGCTTGAATACCTTCACAAGATATGAAAACAAAACAATTGATGCTATTGAAAACTTTGTAAATAAAAACATTTTTTCCACTTTCAATATAATTATCACAAGATTCCATATTGAAAGTCTTTTGGGAGTTAATAATGAAAAAAAAATATCTCCAATCTTGCTTTATCTTGGACTCTTATTAATAATTGACAAATACATAATTAACAAATTAATACCGCTGTCATTTTATATAAGCTTGATGACAATCTCATACATAGCACATAATATGGGAATGCTAAACCACATAAGCTCAGACATGCTAACACTGCTTATTTCTCCAATAACAATGCTCTTAATATTTACAATGGCAACAGAAGTGCAAATAACACCACACTTTAAATTTGAGCAAATACTCTACGGATCACTATTGGCATTTACATACTTTTTAATATTAAGCTATATTCCTTTTGAAACTTTGTCGATCATAATATCTATTTTTATCTTACAAATAAGTTCAAGCTTAATAAAAAAATATAGTTTAACCTTAAAAATTAAAAAAATAATACATGTTTTGAAAACAAATAAAGAAAAAACATTCAAAACTCCTCTTGAGAATGAAAAGGATATAATAAAATTATGACTAACAATTTGATTACATACTTGATTATTAACAACTTAACTTTAATACACTTTGTTGGATTTGAGGATATAAAAATAAAAAGTAATTCAATCTTAATAAAAAAATATCTCATAATAACAATTATTTCTTTATTAATATATTCAATATCATTCTATCCTTATAAACTGCTTGCGAAGAATAATGTATTGTTCTTAATTCCAATTTTTTATGTAATTTTAATTTACATATTGATATTATCATTTAAAGTATTAAATGATATATTTATTGCTTACAATAAAAAATCAAATTATTCAAACGATTTCATGCTTTCAAACAGCAGCTTAATTGCAATAACATTTTTTGCACTTGATAAAAATAATGGATTTTTTGAAGGACTAGAAATACTCATTCTGTCTGCACTTGGAATACTAATAGCTTTAATGTCAATAACATTAATAAAAAAAAATTTTGACAAAAACCCTAAAATAAAAATACTAGACAACGAATCAATATATTTTTTTATAATGTTTATTTTATCTTTAATTCCAAATATAATTATATTAATATACAATCAATGATAGCGAGAAATAAAGATGAAAGAAAAAATAAATGCATTATTTAAACAAGCTGAAGACATTTGGAGGAAGCTTTGACAAAAAAGAAATTCAAGCTAAAATCGAAAAATACGAAAAAGAAATAAACCAGAAAAATTTTTGGAATGATCCTAAAAAAGCCAAAGAAGTCATTAAAGCTCAAAGTATTTTAAAAAACAAAATTGATCTGTGGGAAGAGCTATTAAACAAAATCAAAGAATTAAGTGATCTATACGAAATTATTGAAAATGAAAAAGATACTAACAGCTTGGAAATTGAATTTAATGCACTTGAAAAACAGTACAAAGATTTACTCACAATTTCTTACTTTAAAGAAGAGCTTGATGCAAATGGAGCTTTTTTAACTATTCATTCTGGAGCTGGAGGCACTGAAGCATGCGACTGGGTTGCAATGCTTTACAGAATGTATTCAAGATATGCTGAGAGAAAAAAATACAAAACAGAGCTTATTGATTTGCTTGAAGCAGAAGGTGGGATCAAATCTGTTACAATAGAAATAAAAGGTGAGTATGCGTATGGACTTTTAAAAAGTGAAGTGGGAATACATCGTCTTATAAGAATTTCTCCGTTTGATGCTGCTAAAAAAAGACATACCTCTTTTGCATCAGTATTTATTGACCCTGTTATTGATGAAAAAATAGAAATAATAATTAAACCAGAAGATATTAGAATTGATACATACAGAGCATCGGGAGCCGGAGGGCAACACGTTAACAAAACATCCTCTGCTGTGAGAATAACTCACATTGAAACAGGAATAGTAACTCAATCTCAAAGCGACCGAAGTCAGCACAAAAACAAAGAAATGGCAATGAAAGTTTTAAAATCAAGACTTTATGAATACTACAAGAATAAAGAAGATGAAAAAAATAAATCCAAACAAGATACAAAAAAAGAAATTTCCTGGGGTAACCAGATAAGATCTTACGTATTTCAGCCTTATAATTTGGTAAAAGATCACAGAACAAAATTTGAAAATTCAAACACAACTTCGGTTATGGACGGCAACATAGACAATTTCATAGAAGAGTATTTAAAATGGAAAAGCTTAAACTAACATTAGTAATAGCCTTACTAATATTTACAATATACAAAATACACGCTCAAAGTAATATTGAGTATAACTTTTCCTACATAATTAATACAAAAAAAGAAAATATTGACCTTAAAAAAGGCATTGAAAAACAATTGGACAAAATCTACGATAAAATAACAGAACATATCGTAAACAATAATAACAAGAATATCATTGAAGATATTTATATAAATCAAGATATAATAAAAACAGAACTTGAAATTAGCAAATTAAGAGAAGAAATGGATAAAAAAAAACTTCAAAACATAATAAACTCCAAAGAAAAGCATAGCACCAATACTAAAATTAATGAGCTTAAAAAAAATATTCAAAATATTAACAGCAAGCAAAAAAAATTTGCAGAATATTTTAATAATTTAAAAAAACTAAAAGTAAAATATAAAAAAATCGAAGAACAAATAAACATATCAGATTTAAATAAAGAATTTTTCATAAGAGAAGCATTATTTTTTATTAACTATATTGATCTGAAAAAAATAGAAAATTATTATTTACTAGAAATTAGTAACATCACCCCTGAAAAAATTGAGACTAAAAAAGCGGTATTTAAAACATCATCTTCTATTAATGAAATTGCGGATAAAATCACAAGCCAAAGTTTCAAAGAAATATTGGGTAGAGAATTTTTAAAAATCAATATTAATGTCAAAAACAACCCAGATGCAAAAATCTATATAAATGAAAAATTTGTTTCAAAAGGAATCTATTACGATAATATTTTTGACATTTCTAAACTCCCAAACCAAGAGATTGAAATACAAATCACAAGTACAAATTTCGAAAACTACTATATTAAAAGAAAAGTAAAAAATGCAGATTCAATAATATTAAATATTGACTTAAAAAGAACAATCTCTAAAAAAGTATCAATTACAAGCAATGTAGAATCTAAAGTTTTTAAAAAAGGCATATTTATAGGAGAAACCCCAATTGAAATTGAAAAACCGGAAAATCAAGACATCATTTTGCTTAAATCTCAAGGGTATAAAGATAGATTCAAATTAATAAATAAAGATGAAGATCAAGTACAAATAGAAATGATAAAAACCAATAAAAATAGACTTAGTGATGCAAGAGATAAATTTTATGTTAATTTGGCTGTTTTTACATTAAGTACAATAGGAGCCATTTTTGCAGGAACATTAATTAATAATTCAGAAACACTTTACAAAATAACTGGTAATCATTTTCTAAACCAAAAATTAACAGCTGAGGATGTTTATATGGCAAAAGCAGAACAAATGACTGCAACATTTCTATTTGGAGCAGGTATCACTTTAACTATTGGCAGCTTTATTTCATTAATAACTCATTTAGTAAAATACATTAAAGAAGCAAATCTAGGAGAATAGGCTTAATAATTAGCAATAAAATAGGAGAACAAAATTTTGGGAATTTTAGAAAAAATAAAAAATTTATTTAAAAAAGAACAACAAGAAAATGTTATTGAAAACCTAGAAGACATTCTATTAGAATCAGACATTAATAATGAAATTGTAATAGAAATAACAAACAAATTAACAAAAGAAAAAAATAAAAACGAACAAACTATTATTGAAAAACTAAAAGAACTTTTAAGTAATTATATTAACACAAAAAAATTTACTCTAGAAAATAACAAATTAAACATTTTACTAATAGTTGGCATAAATGGAATTGGAAAAACATCAAGTATAGCAAAACTTGCAAATAAATTAAAAAATGAAGGCAAAAATATATTAATATCGGCTGCTGATACATTCAGAGCAGCTGCAATTGAACAAATGAAAATTTATGGAGAACAAATAGGTGTTCGAATAATATCTCAAAACCAAGGAAGCGATCCATCGGCTGTAATATTTGACAGCATTTCAAGCGCTAAGCTTAAAAATTACGATGCATTAATTATTGACACAGCCGGAAGATTGCAAAATAAAGAAAATTTAATAAAAGAGCTTAAAAAAATAAACAATGTAATATTAAAGCAAATAAATAATACTAACATCAATTATCAAAAAATACTTGTAATCGATTCTACTATTGGGAAAAATGCAAATAGCCAAGCAGAAATTTTTAATAAAGCAATAGAAATAGACGGAATAATAATCACAAAACTTGATTCATCCTCAAAAGCAGGTGCAATAATAAACATTTCAAAAATTCTCAAAAAACCTATATACTTTACTACCTTTGGGGAAAAACTAGAAGATATTAAAGAATTTGATATAAATGAATATTTTAATAAATTGCTATGAAAAAAACAAAATTAATATTTCTTATATTTATCCCACAAATCATTTATGCAAAAAGCTATTTTGCATCTGATGCATTTTTCAATAAATACCAAAAATTAAGCGAAAAACCAAAAGAGGGATTTTACATTGAGTATTATTCTATTGATGACACTGAAAAACTTTACTTATACAAAGAAAAAAATTTAATAAAATACAAGACAATTCAAACAATAGAAAATACAAAAAAAATCACATTTTATGATACAAAAGACATAAAAAGAAAAGAAGAAGTTTACGACAATTTAAATAATAAAATACAAGAAATTGAATATAACAATAAGGGAAAAATTCTTGAAACAGCAAATTACTTTTATGAAAACGGCAACTTAATATCTAAAAATTTAAAAATAATAAATCAAAAACCAAAACTAATACATTACTCCAAAGATGAAAATGGTAAATTACTAAAAATAACGGGATCAAATTTTCAAATTTGGAACTATGGAATTAATGGTGACATAAAATCTACATATTTTGACATCAAAAAATCAACAACAAAAGTGATAAAATACGATGACAAAAAAAGAAATTTAAACAGTACAATAATTGCTAATAATAAAACAAAATCCAAA
The nucleotide sequence above comes from Borrelia maritima. Encoded proteins:
- a CDS encoding RnfABCDGE type electron transport complex subunit D, with product MLDLKKIKTIFKKYNKYEINIDKIQIPEYALIPLETENSKSIIYIIEKQKIEENQILSKNSNIELYTYSPISGIVEKVYTANFPDGKKLKSALIKFQGKIKTEKTPIEDEISREKTLAKLIQLGIPWFNENSLFQFINKCQKIDKMILLTNGKDIFTNTSEALIAEKLEDILSGFQIIYKIFKFKEIIIISDKEKLKKEFEKLSIFKNSKIKIKSLENAYPYTNHEMIMHFLYNNKNTKDDINPQNNILLVNIEDLYNTNLVIKNNNPYKEKFIAINGNKKIKSRILKVKIGTSFSQIINEKIDTKKYEIFLNNPANKIKINTLNIPITRDVYSLTILKKKSLYDKIKGLFISSFSPLQMENIIFSYLKNEKKNDTNELKIFTYTDKEVEEEIHKVQKEIRGKVLNENLINKVIFTENNLKDIYFTIILALLPGLMFSFLNNTKFMTDTLILIFISVAIYIPIMLRINYKCLSFFVYSALMMSIILPLNLGITLKITSLLFAFLVFFYFLRLSAFLANPILISFMFFVLNFPVSFKQTYQEGLKNSTSTIPTWNEIIDTNPNIKNLKSLNTFTRYENKTIDAIENFVNKNIFSTFNIIITRFHIESLLGVNNEKKISPILLYLGLLLIIDKYIINKLIPLSFYISLMTISYIAHNMGMLNHISSDMLTLLISPITMLLIFTMATEVQITPHFKFEQILYGSLLAFTYFLILSYIPFETLSIIISIFILQISSSLIKKYSLTLKIKKIIHVLKTNKEKTFKTPLENEKDIIKL
- the prfB gene encoding peptide chain release factor 2 (programmed frameshift) codes for the protein MKEKINALFKQAEDIWRKLDKKEIQAKIEKYEKEINQKNFWNDPKKAKEVIKAQSILKNKIDLWEELLNKIKELSDLYEIIENEKDTNSLEIEFNALEKQYKDLLTISYFKEELDANGAFLTIHSGAGGTEACDWVAMLYRMYSRYAERKKYKTELIDLLEAEGGIKSVTIEIKGEYAYGLLKSEVGIHRLIRISPFDAAKKRHTSFASVFIDPVIDEKIEIIIKPEDIRIDTYRASGAGGQHVNKTSSAVRITHIETGIVTQSQSDRSQHKNKEMAMKVLKSRLYEYYKNKEDEKNKSKQDTKKEISWGNQIRSYVFQPYNLVKDHRTKFENSNTTSVMDGNIDNFIEEYLKWKSLN
- the ftsY gene encoding signal recognition particle-docking protein FtsY, producing MGILEKIKNLFKKEQQENVIENLEDILLESDINNEIVIEITNKLTKEKNKNEQTIIEKLKELLSNYINTKKFTLENNKLNILLIVGINGIGKTSSIAKLANKLKNEGKNILISAADTFRAAAIEQMKIYGEQIGVRIISQNQGSDPSAVIFDSISSAKLKNYDALIIDTAGRLQNKENLIKELKKINNVILKQINNTNINYQKILVIDSTIGKNANSQAEIFNKAIEIDGIIITKLDSSSKAGAIINISKILKKPIYFTTFGEKLEDIKEFDINEYFNKLL